In the Arcobacter arenosus genome, one interval contains:
- the selA gene encoding L-seryl-tRNA(Sec) selenium transferase produces the protein MDLLKSIPKVDKFVSNKAFEEMSKPLILSIAKNVINNLREDILKENIEKIDETKLIQEVISKYEDITKPSLQKVINATGVIVHTNLGRSLIDSKTFDAVKQIATSYNNLEYNLELGKRGERYSHISNVVKKLLGCEDVLIVNNNASAVFLILNTFAKNKEVVVSRGELVEIGGSFRVPDVMSSSGATLKEIGTTNKTHLKDYINAINENTSMLMKVHKSNYSIEGFSSEVLFKEIVEVAKEHDVIDYYDMGSGHIIDLPYGLDQSEPSVLKYMESNPSLLSFSGDKLLGSVQAGIIVGKKKYIDQLKKNQLLRMLRVDKLTLALLEENMKSILLGKLENIPTLNMLFKSLDELKKDAISLQEKIKDICKTEIIETKTVIGGGTTPNKKIPTIALSIGFKNYKPNKIEKLLRAKNIIGRIENEQFLLDFRTIQKDEIALIENILKEMINE, from the coding sequence ATGGATTTACTGAAATCAATTCCAAAGGTAGACAAGTTTGTCTCAAACAAAGCTTTTGAAGAGATGTCAAAACCTCTAATACTATCAATTGCAAAAAATGTTATCAATAATTTAAGAGAAGATATCTTAAAAGAAAATATTGAGAAAATAGATGAAACTAAACTTATTCAAGAAGTAATAAGTAAATATGAAGATATTACAAAACCTTCACTTCAAAAAGTAATCAATGCAACAGGAGTTATTGTTCATACAAACTTAGGTAGAAGTTTAATTGATAGTAAAACTTTTGATGCAGTAAAACAAATCGCAACTTCTTACAATAACTTAGAATATAACTTAGAATTAGGGAAAAGAGGAGAAAGATATTCTCATATCTCAAATGTTGTAAAAAAATTACTTGGATGTGAAGATGTTTTAATTGTAAACAACAATGCGAGTGCAGTCTTCTTGATACTTAATACCTTTGCAAAAAATAAAGAGGTTGTGGTTAGTCGAGGTGAATTAGTTGAAATTGGCGGTAGCTTTAGGGTTCCTGATGTAATGAGTAGTAGTGGAGCAACACTAAAAGAGATTGGAACAACCAATAAAACTCACCTAAAAGACTATATTAATGCAATAAATGAAAACACTTCAATGTTAATGAAAGTTCATAAATCAAACTATTCAATTGAAGGATTTTCTTCTGAAGTTTTATTTAAAGAGATTGTAGAAGTAGCAAAAGAACATGATGTAATTGATTATTATGATATGGGAAGCGGTCATATAATTGATTTACCATATGGACTTGACCAAAGTGAACCATCTGTTTTAAAATATATGGAATCAAATCCATCACTATTAAGTTTTTCAGGGGATAAACTTTTAGGAAGTGTTCAAGCTGGAATTATAGTTGGAAAGAAAAAATATATAGACCAACTAAAGAAAAACCAACTTTTAAGAATGTTAAGGGTTGATAAACTAACTCTTGCTTTACTTGAAGAGAATATGAAATCTATTCTTTTAGGAAAACTTGAGAATATTCCAACATTAAATATGCTTTTTAAATCACTTGATGAATTAAAAAAAGATGCAATATCTCTACAAGAAAAAATAAAAGATATTTGTAAAACAGAAATTATAGAAACAAAAACGGTAATTGGTGGAGGGACAACTCCAAATAAAAAGATACCAACAATTGCACTTTCAATAGGTTTTAAAAACTATAAGCCAAATAAAATAGAAAAATTATTAAGAGCCAAAAACATTATAGGAAGAATTGAAAATGAACAATTTTTGTTAGACTTTAGAACTATACAAAAAGATGAAATTGCACTAATTGAAAATATTTTAAAAGAGATGATAAATGAATAA
- a CDS encoding diguanylate cyclase → MNKTDFSILYAEDDQLVSQMLSSVLEDYFKNVYAAKDGQEALEIYEKEQIDIVLTDIRMPNLNGMELIKTIREKNKDIPIIVCSAHNDTQYLLESIQYKIDRYIIKPIDLDILEEVLEKTLDLLNIKKKIEKLQEKVSKQNDFLHMVLNTQATMIALFNKNCELTFANKTLLDFYLSENLEELKKEYQAIEKTFIENDNYFHIGKVKENENWIESLKKATPSERIVSILCHKTMGIKAFKITIAQHEETIVLTFTDISETFLKQLQLKDKTIHDKLTGAFNREYFEDNYEKLISKFVDETYSFGIAILDIDYFKNVNDTYGHDVGDNILVDFVKIIKKYSRMDDYLIRWGGEEFIFILKIKNYTDLEISLEKLRKNIENSNFSKNIKLTCSCGGTIHSLNEDIKDTIKRADEALYNAKSAGRNKVIIKEF, encoded by the coding sequence ATGAATAAAACAGATTTTTCAATTTTATATGCAGAAGATGACCAACTCGTCTCACAAATGTTATCTTCTGTTCTAGAAGATTATTTTAAAAATGTTTATGCGGCTAAAGATGGTCAAGAAGCACTAGAAATATATGAAAAGGAACAGATTGATATTGTTTTAACTGATATTCGAATGCCAAACCTTAATGGTATGGAATTAATCAAAACAATTAGGGAAAAAAATAAAGATATCCCCATAATTGTTTGTTCTGCACATAATGACACTCAATACTTATTAGAATCAATTCAATATAAAATTGATAGATATATCATTAAGCCAATTGATTTAGATATATTAGAAGAAGTTTTAGAAAAAACACTTGATCTTTTAAATATCAAGAAAAAAATAGAAAAACTCCAAGAAAAAGTTTCAAAACAAAATGATTTTTTACATATGGTTTTAAATACTCAAGCTACAATGATTGCTTTATTTAATAAAAACTGTGAACTTACCTTTGCTAATAAAACTTTATTAGACTTTTATTTATCTGAAAATCTAGAAGAATTAAAAAAAGAATACCAAGCTATTGAAAAAACTTTTATAGAAAATGATAACTACTTCCACATAGGGAAAGTAAAAGAAAATGAAAATTGGATTGAGAGTTTAAAAAAAGCAACTCCTTCTGAAAGAATAGTATCTATTTTATGCCATAAAACTATGGGTATAAAAGCTTTTAAAATCACCATTGCGCAACATGAAGAGACGATAGTATTAACTTTTACAGATATTAGTGAAACATTTTTAAAACAACTTCAACTTAAAGATAAAACTATACATGATAAATTAACTGGTGCATTTAATAGAGAATATTTTGAGGATAATTATGAAAAACTAATCTCAAAATTTGTAGATGAAACATACAGCTTTGGTATTGCTATTTTAGATATTGATTATTTCAAAAATGTAAATGATACTTATGGACATGATGTGGGAGATAATATTTTAGTTGATTTTGTAAAAATTATAAAAAAATACTCTAGAATGGATGATTATCTAATTAGATGGGGTGGAGAAGAATTTATATTTATTTTAAAAATAAAAAACTATACCGATTTAGAAATAAGTCTTGAAAAATTAAGAAAAAATATTGAAAACTCAAATTTTTCTAAAAATATTAAACTTACTTGTTCTTGTGGTGGAACTATTCATTCTTTAAATGAAGATATAAAAGATACTATAAAAAGAGCAGATGAGGCTTTATACAATGCTAAAAGTGCAGGTAGAAATAAAGTTATTATAAAAGAGTTTTAA
- a CDS encoding transporter substrate-binding domain-containing protein: MRLFFISSLFFLTLFANIHTSKNKDLTQLSKTIFTTEEQEYLKQNPLIKVGHSSVFEPLFFKDSSGNLNGIIIDTYKTLSEKFGFDVEFINKSWKEIINDLKNGNIDVIPVINKKIVQKENLLEAEPISKASYSVFTKDSQSFEINSIEDLYGKEIAFNFNILSLKSSLKKYEDKIKIRGQKTTLEAFFLLENNKVDAVITFHRDKYILGKYEIKDIHSIYRLKEFQPNTAAAVKPNDKILQSIINKSINSLSLEEKNTILKKWLGDDSQKNNNNQLTKEEIDFLKTKNEFNVCSKYKNYPIDAVENGKLIGIAGQIYDEISKKLNIKFIPITSNSLEEFKENINKDKCDLISMEKNRYTGYKDFTFTKPMLNQFYVSIGSINNPYISNLSQLNNHIFYTKDEIFKNQFLEKYPKAKVIVNSNIDEIMKIIKNDSKSHFILTTYIADETIRKYGPDKFKIDDIFDSLKANGAILVNNKYPLLHSSINKTINDFSNEQLNSFASNYRISKYVIEKNYEWLWYILFILLVIIALLEFRYIKILDKKRKKENELTNSLKQARKIAKISSFVNDLSKDYYEEIDDSIYDIFEISPKDYPKISRKLLIDFIHPDDKEKFKEKLMNSYTSKEEQNAEVKIITPAKKVKYIMIYWKMIHNKDKEAIKTIASVQDITEKVLNEKERIQQAFLLQKQSKLALQGEMLNMIAHQWRQPLNQLSVLTQMFIRKVEPNVAQKDEFVFYKNTTTDILKHLSQTIEDFCNFYKPNKKKEAFLLEEFYRNLEVLISNRVENLIIEYNNLEKLKIYTFKNELLQVFLTMINNSIEAVTKDKPNFYIKIYNLLENEKLIIKIEDNAGGISENVIENIFEPYFSTKEEKNGTGLGLYMSKLIIENSVSGKINVTTQDDITIFTIEIPLKEKDKNE, from the coding sequence TTGAGATTATTTTTTATATCATCTTTATTTTTTTTAACATTGTTTGCAAATATTCATACTTCAAAAAATAAAGATTTAACACAGCTTTCTAAAACTATTTTTACAACAGAGGAACAAGAATATTTAAAACAAAACCCCTTAATAAAAGTTGGACACTCTTCTGTATTTGAACCACTTTTTTTTAAAGATAGTAGTGGTAATTTAAATGGAATAATTATAGATACATATAAAACCTTAAGTGAAAAATTTGGTTTTGATGTTGAGTTTATAAATAAATCATGGAAAGAGATAATAAATGATTTAAAAAATGGAAATATAGATGTAATACCAGTAATCAATAAAAAAATTGTACAAAAAGAAAACTTACTTGAAGCAGAACCTATATCAAAGGCTTCATATAGTGTATTTACAAAAGATTCACAATCTTTTGAAATAAATTCAATAGAGGATTTATATGGAAAAGAGATTGCTTTTAATTTTAATATTTTATCTTTAAAAAGCTCACTTAAAAAATATGAAGATAAAATAAAGATTAGGGGACAAAAGACAACCTTAGAAGCTTTTTTTCTACTTGAAAATAATAAAGTTGATGCTGTTATCACTTTTCATAGGGATAAATACATTCTAGGAAAATATGAAATTAAAGATATCCATTCTATATATAGATTAAAAGAGTTTCAACCTAATACCGCTGCAGCAGTTAAACCAAATGACAAAATACTTCAATCAATTATAAATAAAAGTATAAACTCTTTAAGTTTAGAAGAAAAGAATACAATTTTAAAAAAATGGTTAGGGGATGATTCACAAAAAAACAATAATAATCAACTAACAAAAGAAGAGATAGATTTTCTAAAAACAAAAAATGAGTTTAATGTATGTTCAAAATATAAAAACTACCCAATAGATGCTGTTGAAAATGGAAAACTTATTGGTATAGCTGGACAAATTTACGATGAAATATCAAAAAAACTTAATATTAAATTTATACCTATAACTTCAAATAGCCTTGAAGAGTTTAAAGAAAATATAAACAAAGATAAATGTGACCTAATTTCAATGGAAAAAAATAGATATACTGGATATAAAGATTTTACATTTACAAAACCAATGCTTAATCAATTTTATGTTTCAATTGGTTCTATAAATAATCCATATATTTCTAATTTAAGTCAATTGAACAACCATATTTTTTATACAAAAGATGAAATTTTCAAAAATCAATTCCTAGAAAAATATCCAAAAGCAAAAGTAATTGTTAATTCAAATATTGATGAAATTATGAAAATAATCAAAAATGATTCAAAGTCTCACTTTATCCTTACAACTTATATTGCTGATGAAACGATAAGAAAATATGGACCTGATAAATTTAAAATTGACGATATTTTTGATAGTTTAAAAGCAAATGGTGCAATTTTAGTAAATAATAAATATCCACTTTTACACTCTTCTATTAATAAAACTATAAATGATTTTTCAAATGAACAGTTAAATAGTTTTGCCTCAAACTATAGAATATCAAAGTATGTAATTGAAAAAAACTACGAATGGCTATGGTATATTTTATTTATATTATTAGTTATTATTGCCCTCCTTGAATTTAGATATATAAAAATACTTGATAAAAAAAGAAAGAAAGAAAATGAGTTAACAAATAGTTTAAAACAAGCTAGAAAAATAGCAAAAATTAGTTCTTTTGTAAATGATTTATCAAAAGATTATTATGAAGAAATAGATGATTCTATTTATGATATATTTGAAATTTCACCAAAAGATTATCCAAAAATAAGTAGAAAACTTTTAATTGATTTTATTCATCCTGATGATAAAGAGAAGTTTAAAGAAAAACTTATGAACTCTTATACTTCAAAAGAGGAGCAAAATGCTGAAGTAAAAATAATAACTCCAGCTAAAAAAGTTAAATATATAATGATTTATTGGAAAATGATTCATAACAAAGATAAAGAAGCAATAAAAACAATAGCATCAGTGCAAGATATTACAGAAAAAGTTTTAAACGAAAAAGAGAGAATACAACAGGCATTCTTGCTACAAAAACAAAGTAAATTAGCTCTTCAAGGTGAAATGTTAAATATGATAGCTCACCAATGGAGACAACCTTTAAATCAATTATCTGTTTTAACTCAAATGTTTATTAGAAAAGTAGAACCAAATGTAGCTCAAAAAGATGAATTTGTTTTCTACAAAAATACAACAACTGATATTCTAAAACACTTATCACAAACTATAGAAGATTTTTGTAATTTTTATAAACCTAATAAGAAAAAAGAAGCTTTTTTGTTAGAAGAGTTTTATAGAAATTTAGAAGTTCTTATAAGTAATAGAGTTGAAAATCTAATTATCGAATATAATAATTTAGAAAAACTAAAAATATATACATTTAAAAATGAACTCTTACAAGTTTTTTTAACTATGATTAATAATAGTATTGAAGCAGTAACTAAAGATAAGCCAAATTTTTATATAAAAATATATAATTTATTAGAAAATGAAAAACTAATTATTAAAATTGAAGATAATGCAGGTGGAATATCTGAAAATGTAATAGAAAATATTTTTGAACCATATTTTTCAACAAAAGAGGAAAAAAATGGTACAGGATTGGGATTATATATGTCAAAATTAATTATAGAAAATTCTGTATCTGGAAAAATAAATGTTACAACACAAGATGATATTACAATTTTTACAATTGAAATTCCTCTAAAAGAGAAGGATAAAAATGAATAA
- the selD gene encoding selenide, water dikinase SelD — MKEEYKLTKFVQAVGUAAKMGPGDLKQSIISLVPCDGRVVVGFENNDNASVYKINDEESIVQTLDFITPIVDDPYIFGKIAAANSLSNVFAMGASVKTALNIVGFDKKNHGTEVLKEILRGGNEKIQECGGLLMGGNTIESLEMFYGLSVTGMIHPNKIYRNNTAKIGHVLVLTKPVGTGILTDAIKKDLLDENAKKETIKILETLNYLPSKILRDYKVSSVTNISDFGLLGHALESTSNFNSFAIHCGEVPVITEANELAAQGVYPERSKKNMKYIEDKTTIMCATNACYLMYCDTQISGGLLIAMDPDDAKEYIKVIEDLSFGYASIIGEVIPRGASPIMIY; from the coding sequence ATGAAAGAAGAATATAAACTAACAAAATTTGTTCAAGCCGTAGGTTGAGCAGCTAAGATGGGTCCGGGGGATCTAAAACAATCAATTATTAGCTTAGTACCGTGTGATGGCCGAGTTGTTGTTGGATTTGAAAATAATGATAATGCTTCTGTATATAAAATAAATGATGAAGAATCAATAGTACAAACCCTAGATTTTATTACACCTATTGTTGATGACCCTTATATATTTGGAAAAATTGCAGCTGCAAATTCACTATCTAATGTTTTTGCAATGGGTGCAAGTGTTAAAACAGCTTTAAATATTGTAGGTTTTGATAAAAAAAACCATGGAACAGAAGTATTAAAAGAGATACTTAGAGGTGGAAATGAAAAGATTCAAGAGTGTGGTGGTCTTCTAATGGGAGGAAACACTATTGAATCATTAGAGATGTTTTATGGATTATCTGTTACAGGGATGATTCATCCCAATAAGATATATAGAAATAATACTGCCAAAATCGGACATGTATTAGTTTTAACAAAGCCCGTTGGAACAGGTATTTTAACAGATGCAATAAAAAAAGATTTATTAGATGAAAATGCAAAAAAAGAGACTATAAAAATTTTAGAAACTTTAAACTATCTACCATCTAAAATATTACGAGATTATAAAGTTAGTTCAGTTACCAATATATCTGATTTTGGTTTATTAGGTCATGCTTTAGAATCAACTAGTAATTTTAATTCTTTTGCTATTCATTGTGGGGAAGTTCCAGTTATAACAGAAGCAAATGAATTAGCAGCGCAAGGAGTTTATCCAGAAAGATCTAAAAAAAATATGAAATATATTGAAGATAAGACAACAATAATGTGTGCAACAAATGCCTGCTATTTAATGTACTGTGATACACAAATTTCTGGTGGACTTTTAATAGCGATGGATCCTGATGATGCTAAAGAGTATATAAAAGTTATTGAAGATTTAAGTTTTGGATATGCTTCAATTATTGGTGAAGTTATACCTAGAGGTGCGAGTCCTATTATGATTTATTGA
- a CDS encoding double-cubane-cluster-containing anaerobic reductase, which translates to MGVAEHKKLLSDIGVDVDRHAQMMSMGLESYEAQFKSQNNRPKGMEYFDWFMSEIQGQRIAEINKLRAEKKPAVGTFCIFVPEEIIVGAGGACFGLCGGSPATIADAETELPRNICPLIKSAHGFKLQKTCAYTQSSDFIYGETTCEAKKKTWEILNKHHPVHVMNIPHMKREKDLKMWQEEIVEFKEHIEEVAGKKLSLDEMIEGTKIINEKRKAMQRLDSLRGMNPDVIPISGKDALFINQMGFLDDPRRYTQKVNELCDELEKRIDENNSVFEKDTPRLMVLGTPIAPPNWKLHTAVEGSGGAIINEESCIGHRYYKDNVDLDSVETEEDLMKQLMQRYSAVDCACFTPNTPRIDKILKMYEDRKADGVIYYTLSFCHTYNVESHLVTEALEAAGIPCLVIESDYSPEDAGQIKTRVEAFLESISFKKKAKNFKNKD; encoded by the coding sequence ATGGGTGTTGCAGAACATAAAAAACTACTTTCAGATATTGGTGTTGATGTTGATAGACATGCTCAAATGATGAGTATGGGATTAGAATCTTATGAGGCACAATTTAAGTCTCAAAATAATAGACCAAAAGGTATGGAATATTTTGATTGGTTTATGAGTGAGATTCAAGGTCAAAGAATTGCAGAGATTAATAAATTAAGAGCTGAAAAAAAGCCAGCAGTTGGTACATTTTGTATTTTTGTTCCTGAAGAGATTATTGTTGGTGCAGGGGGAGCATGTTTTGGTTTATGTGGTGGGAGTCCCGCTACAATTGCCGATGCAGAAACAGAGCTTCCTAGAAATATTTGTCCATTAATTAAGTCAGCTCACGGGTTTAAACTTCAAAAAACATGTGCTTATACACAAAGTTCAGATTTTATTTATGGTGAAACAACTTGTGAAGCGAAAAAGAAAACTTGGGAGATTTTAAATAAACATCATCCTGTACATGTAATGAATATTCCTCATATGAAAAGGGAAAAAGATTTAAAAATGTGGCAAGAAGAGATTGTTGAATTTAAAGAACATATAGAAGAAGTTGCAGGTAAAAAATTAAGTTTAGATGAGATGATTGAAGGAACAAAAATCATCAATGAAAAAAGAAAAGCAATGCAAAGACTTGATTCTTTAAGGGGAATGAACCCAGATGTTATACCAATTTCTGGTAAAGATGCATTATTTATAAATCAAATGGGATTTTTAGATGACCCTAGAAGATATACACAAAAAGTAAATGAATTATGTGATGAATTAGAAAAAAGAATTGATGAAAATAATTCTGTATTTGAAAAAGACACTCCAAGACTTATGGTTTTAGGAACTCCAATTGCTCCACCAAACTGGAAACTTCACACAGCAGTTGAGGGCTCAGGTGGTGCTATTATAAATGAAGAATCATGTATTGGGCATAGATACTATAAAGACAATGTTGATTTAGATAGTGTTGAAACTGAAGAAGATTTAATGAAACAATTAATGCAAAGATATAGTGCTGTTGATTGTGCGTGTTTTACACCAAATACACCAAGAATTGATAAAATTTTAAAAATGTATGAAGATAGAAAAGCTGATGGAGTTATCTATTATACATTATCTTTTTGTCATACATATAATGTTGAATCTCATTTAGTAACAGAAGCACTTGAAGCTGCTGGAATACCATGTTTAGTTATTGAATCAGATTATTCACCTGAAGATGCAGGTCAAATTAAAACTAGAGTTGAAGCATTTTTAGAATCAATATCTTTTAAGAAAAAAGCAAAAAACTTTAAAAATAAAGATTAA
- a CDS encoding acyl-CoA dehydratase activase: protein MYWGVDVGSTYTKICGIDEKKQIIDTKVIPTIVNQDEIVKTYLEDKNVEMLVSTGYGRHMIEDTFCCPVISEIKAHAKGAYYFAQESQMVIDLGGQDSKVIMLDGNGGFVDFKMNDKCAAGTGKFLEIASSRMGLELEEFSKIGFEANKELSISSMCAVFAESEVISLIAKKESAANICYAVHDSIASRLASMARKFAIKSDVILFTGGGALNGFLLHLLSKKLEKNVISVGYPQLTGAIGAAISGFEVCKEF from the coding sequence ATGTACTGGGGAGTTGACGTTGGTTCCACATATACTAAAATATGTGGAATCGATGAAAAAAAACAGATTATTGATACAAAAGTTATTCCAACAATTGTAAATCAAGATGAGATAGTAAAAACATATTTAGAAGATAAAAATGTTGAAATGTTAGTTTCAACTGGATATGGAAGACATATGATAGAAGATACCTTTTGCTGTCCTGTTATCTCAGAAATAAAAGCCCATGCCAAAGGTGCATACTATTTTGCCCAAGAATCTCAAATGGTAATTGATCTTGGTGGACAAGATAGTAAAGTTATTATGCTTGATGGAAATGGTGGTTTTGTAGATTTCAAAATGAATGACAAATGTGCCGCAGGAACTGGAAAGTTTTTAGAAATAGCTTCAAGTAGAATGGGACTTGAACTTGAAGAGTTTTCAAAAATTGGTTTTGAAGCAAATAAAGAGTTAAGTATCTCAAGTATGTGTGCAGTTTTTGCAGAATCAGAAGTTATATCTTTAATTGCAAAAAAAGAGAGTGCCGCAAATATATGTTATGCCGTCCATGATTCAATTGCTTCAAGACTTGCATCAATGGCAAGAAAATTTGCTATAAAAAGTGATGTAATACTTTTTACAGGTGGTGGAGCATTAAATGGTTTTTTACTTCATCTTCTTTCAAAAAAATTAGAAAAAAATGTAATTAGCGTAGGATATCCTCAATTAACAGGGGCTATTGGTGCTGCTATATCTGGCTTTGAGGTTTGTAAAGAGTTTTAG
- a CDS encoding Crp/Fnr family transcriptional regulator, which yields MPFSRIKIDSVDLSSVLSEEEFNSIPIKKFSKNNIEYSDDKLNLFVFKNGKAKVSIYGDEQEFVLYHLEKNNIIIPVETCVIEFLEESEVYVIDAIQFENFFRTPSFATAVLASLKLRAEIERRIIQMLVFKNCRTRISYFLVEVALMQKYLDKKEDVVINLDFSMQEFSTFIGAKRQTVSTVFNELISEKIITKVGFHKYKILDWNRLRSF from the coding sequence ATGCCATTTAGTAGAATAAAAATTGATTCAGTTGATTTATCTTCTGTACTTTCAGAAGAGGAGTTTAATTCAATTCCTATAAAAAAGTTTTCTAAGAATAATATAGAATATTCTGATGATAAATTAAATTTATTTGTTTTTAAAAATGGTAAGGCAAAAGTAAGTATATATGGAGATGAACAAGAGTTTGTTCTTTATCACTTAGAAAAAAACAATATAATTATCCCTGTTGAAACATGTGTAATAGAGTTTTTAGAAGAATCTGAAGTATATGTAATTGATGCAATTCAGTTTGAGAATTTTTTTAGAACTCCAAGTTTTGCAACTGCAGTATTAGCTTCACTTAAATTAAGAGCTGAAATTGAAAGAAGAATTATTCAAATGCTTGTTTTTAAAAACTGCCGAACAAGAATTTCATATTTTCTTGTTGAAGTTGCTTTAATGCAAAAATATTTGGATAAAAAAGAAGATGTTGTAATTAATCTTGATTTTTCAATGCAAGAATTTTCAACCTTTATTGGAGCTAAGAGACAAACTGTATCAACAGTGTTCAATGAATTGATTTCTGAAAAGATAATTACAAAAGTTGGATTCCATAAATATAAAATATTAGATTGGAATCGACTAAGATCTTTTTAA